The proteins below come from a single Lepeophtheirus salmonis chromosome 4, UVic_Lsal_1.4, whole genome shotgun sequence genomic window:
- the LOC121116895 gene encoding putative ATP-dependent RNA helicase TDRD12 isoform X1, with translation MPRKRAIQLLGSPYSTPLQYSFEVLKNEKQILRLKDFLEEFKEWKEDVEPDPRRLVSGKEIFLVFYGEWYRAKLIENSDWDPLKSRRSPIPVYLIDKGISLSNVVYLEDVRFIPESLRSKYTALPPPLVGLFTINIDSEKDLMSSMPLSVQKEMAHDVVSNCDSAFIILESKCNIPSSLFSEVSFQGDLFVKLRPNFWSKYRYCSSWGAAEDSEISMKDIILNNSQDDGIKLHPLISNAMSNIMPSGAESRVKTKKLKSNKINKSVVVKCPPPAYEENDEATLKIMSSFSNGPSRSICNIFYDKDPKGRKLGSPVLYIIEDYVGLATDIIKTINFYGESSARGICPVSWPAIELNDTVVLISSIMKNRALSYLIPVMNMIKAKLPESQLNRTSKLSCLMICSSFKTCLKFEEYCHFICPHVKVISIYHSKELDGNTHAEILNGCDIIIATPLSLLRHLANNAINLDSLDTLIFEDGNLLPLFKTFYHEINQVMKSLSNYDLRIIVSSNCWSDELKVFNDSYLVTENNPMPTVITDAPLEAAIYGGVQLSIFHLSNISLKVNKLVELLKAKCSHRTVVFASKHDFDTLYETLISSSETIIAISKKRANMSQEGVLKMWFGNEASFVTLLITDEMLIYVIEEIYNADCIIHFNLPHQSRTEFQLRFMLMRDNFKRYKCDRKQTTCHIFVDDQNDQGLKYIYQFLLRVKNNKITDVISKNSPEYDQLIAYFKNSISSLCFNFKWRGSCGVKNMCPFRHRFDPKLDQIFHPFFPTEGIISFTVGGLHEDYPLEMNIKIKKLKSENQICDFEKSNLELMEELKGVDTRGLSLIIKPEPDTLYLFKHKVNDLRRIRTIPRNGQHVIQFYDLDGNEDVIDFDEDQHILYECPSHIANENKYPRSRAQIVFIGVKPLDKDSEWCRVIRDTILDAVCTTNSGGQTLTPQISGRIVLRIGYTFWLSELEILNETLESGIHQSKVQLLKKNIFLSKQMPLVEHDEVSLNSFYKIAEFFKDHHQYDSHDSSLSIENRIESDKDLDYENLMPMTSAFFNDPYEEVVISNLESPDSFYVQRIKFLDLLTSLEDDIEADVIQNKFIFQNGSNYRKGDLILAKYNGKFRRGKILDSNVEIQILYVDYGTISIVHRSDIIPYNSYILDYFNRLPCQAIKCHLHNVSPIGIEWYVECLDYLNYEVMSYEKIICEIRSTSPEDSFGYSVALFIPDEQNNGIFVCLAQYLYECEYCEIIDATQYCSQTLNYFNTDGFNSDLSSDEGDHVQPPSLNAISAGDQIITSDVNLFSSSNDGMEIKLPEFIKWYESCSELFLTVSWKLIYDAPINPNSLYIRIDKYSVFIRYMEKDSIMHETPIPLILNDLVKPSKTSVVYGKGRSFKLVLVKKSKKIWNAALFSGLSFQWITFDFDRNPEKSHKSNSPLPIDKKAHIAFPEAYFDHSGSEESDEYASSVESLD, from the exons ATGCCTCGAAAAAGAGCAATCCAACTTCTGGGTTCCCCCTATTCCACTCCCCTCCAATATTCTTTTGAAGTTCTCAAGAATGAGAAACAAATTTTGCGTCTCAAAGATTTTTTAGAGGAGTTTAAGGAATGGAAGGAAGATGTGGAACCCGATCCAAGGAGGCTCGTCTCTGGGAAGGAAATATTCCTAGTT TTTTACGGAGAATGGTATAGAGcgaaattaattgaaaattccgATTGGGATCCTTTGAAAAGTCGAAGGAGTCCCATTCCCGTTTATTTGATCGACAAAGGCATATCTTTGAGCAATGTTGTGTACCTGGAAGATGTTCGATTCATTCCTGAAAGTCTTCGTTCAAAATACACAGCGCTACCTCCACCCCTAGTGGGATTATTCACGATTAACATTG ATTCGGAAAAAGATCTTATGTCTTCAATGCCTTTGAGTGTACAAAAGGAAATGGCCCATGATGTTGTTTCAAATTGTGATTctgcatttataattttagagtcaaaatgtaatattcccTCTTCTTTATTTTCTGAGGTATCATTTCAAGGGGACCTATTTGTTAAGCTTAGGCCCAATTTTTGGAGCAAATATAGATACTGTTCTAGTTGGGGTGCTGCCGAGGATTCAGAAATATCCATgaaggatattattttaaataattctcaAGATGAT GGCATAAAACTCCATCCTTTGATAAGTAATGCAATGAGCAATATTATGCCAAGTGGTGCCGAGTCTAgagtcaaaacaaaaaaattaaaatcaaacaaaattaacaaatctGTTGTTGTAAAATGTCCTCCTCCTGCCTATGAAGAGAATGACGAAGCCACTTTGAAAATAATGTCTTCGTTTTCTAATGGACCTAGTAGaagtatttgtaatattttttatgataaagatCCCAAGGGTCGAAAATTGGGATCCcctgtattatatattatagaagacTATGTAGGATTAGCTAcagatataattaaaacaatcaatTTCTATGGAGAGTCGAGTGCTCGAGGTATTTGCCCTGTTTCATGGCCAGCAATTGAGCTAAATGATACTGTTGTTCTTATTAGCTCTATAATGAAGAACAGAGCTCTAAGTTACTTAATACCTGTGATGAATATGATTAAAGCAAAGTTACCAGAGAGTCAATTAAACCGTACTTCTAAGTTATCTTGTCTTATGATTTGCTCTAGTTTCAag ACTTGTCTAAAATTTGAAGAGTATTGTCACTTTATATGTCCTCATGTGAAAGTTATAAGTATCTATCATAGTAAGGAACTGGACGGCAATACACATGCAGAAATTCTTAATGGCTGTGATATCATTATTGCAACACCTCTTTCCCTTCTGAGACATCTTGCAAATAACGCTATTAATCTAGATTCACTTGATACTCTTATATTCGAAGATGGGAATCTGTTACCTctttttaagacattttatCATGAAATAAATCAAGTAATGAAATCATTGAGTAATTATGATTTACGCATAATCGTCTCATCAAATTGCTGGTCTGATGaactaaaagtttttaatgacTCCTATCTTGTGACGGAAAACAATCCAATGCCAACAGTGATCACGGATGCACCTCTTGAAGCTGCTATCTATGGAGGAGTGCAGCtctcaatttttcatttgtcaAATATTAGCTTAAAA GTAAACAAACTCGTGGAATTATTAAAAGCAAAGTGCAGTCATCGAACCGTTGTATTTGCATCAAAACATGATTTCGATACTCTATATGAAACTTTAATATCCTCAAGCGAAACGATAATTGCAATAAGCAAAAAAAGAGCTAATATGAGTCAGGAAGGAGTATTAAAGATGTGGTTTGGAAATGAGGCTTCCTTTGTAACTCTTCTCATAACAGATGAGATGCTTATTTATGTCATCGAAGAAATTTATAATGCGGATtgcattattcattttaatcttCCTCATCAAAGTAGAACAGAATTTCAATTAAG atttatgtTAATGAGAGACAATTTCAAGAGATATAAATGTGATCGAAAGCAAACCACTTGTCACATATTTGTTGACGATCAAAACGATCAAGGATTGAAGTACATTTATCAATTTCTCCTAAGagtgaagaataataaaataactgatgttatttcaaaaaattctccTGAGTATGATCAGTTGATagcttatttcaaaaatagtatatCATCTCTTTGTTTCAACTTTAAATGGAGAGGTTCATGcgga gtaaaaaatatgtGTCCATTTCGTCACCGCTTTGACCCAAAGCTAGACCAGATTTTTCAcccattttttccaactgaAGGGATAATCTCTTTCACTGTAGGAGGTCTCCACGAAGATTATCCATTGGAAATGAATATTAAGATAAAGAAACTCAAATCGGAGAATCAGATATGTGATTTTGAAAAGTCTAACTTGGAATTAATGGAAGAATTGAAGGGAGTTGATACAAGGGGGCTGTCTTTGATCATAAAGCCAGAGCCTGAtacactatatttatttaaacataaagtAAATGATCTGAGAAGGATTAGAACTATCCCTAGAAATGGACAACATGTCATTCAATTTTACGATTTAGATGGAAACGAAGATGTTATTGATTTTGATGAGGACCAACATATATTATACGAATGTCCTTCACATATTgcgaatgaaaataaatatcctaGGTCTAGGGCACAGATTGTATTTATTGGTGTGAAACCCTTGG ATAAGGATTCAGAATGGTGTCGTGTTATTCGTGATACCATTCTTGATGCAGTTTGCACCACTAACTCAGGAGGTCAAACTCTTACTCCTCAAATAAGTGGTCGTATAGTTTTAAGAATTGGTTATACTTTTTGGTTGTCTGAATTAGAAATTTTGAATGAGACTCTTGAATCAGGGATTCATCAGTCAAAGGTtcaacttttgaagaaaaatatctttttgtcTAAGCAAATGCCTCTGGTGGAACATGATGAAGTCTCACTTAATTCCTTTTATAAGATTGCTGAGTTTTTTAAGGATCATCATCAATATGATTCACATGACAGCAGTCTCAGTATTGAAAATAGGATTGAGTCTGACAAAGATTTAGATTATGAGAATTTGATGCCAATGACAAGTGCTTTCTTTAATGATCCTTATGAAGAGGTCGTTATTAGTAACTTGGAATCGCCGGATTCGTTTTATGTGCAAAGAATAAAGTTTTTGGATCTTTTAACATCGTTGGAAGATGATATTGA GGCTGATGTTAtccaaaataagtttatatttcaaaatggatcCAACTATAGAAAGGGTGATTTAATCTTAGCAAAATATAATGGAAAGTTTAGAAGAGGAAAAATCCTTGACTCTAACGTTGAGATTCAGATTTTATATGTAGACTATGGTACAATTTCTATCGTTCATAGATCCGATATAATTCCATATAATTCTTATATACTTGACTATTTTAATCGACTTCCTTGCCAAGCTATTAAGTGTCACTTACATAATGTTTCTCCTATTGGTATTGAATGGTATGTAGAATGCttggattatttaaattatgaggTCATGAGCTATGAAAAGATAATTTGTGAAATTCGCTCAACTTCTCCTGAGGATTCTTTTGGATACTCAGTGGCATTATTTATCCCAGATGAACAGAATAAtggtatttttgtttgtttagctCAATATTTGTATGAATGCGAATATTGTGAGATCATTGATGCAACGCAATATTGTTCTCAAACTCTGAATTACTTCAACACTGATGGGTTTAATTCTGATCTTTCAAGCGATGAAGGTGATCATGTTCAGCCACCTTCTTTGAATGCGATTAGTGCTGGAGATCAGATTATTACGTCAGATGTGAATTTATTTTCGAGTTCTAACGATGGGatggaaataaaattaccaGAATTTATTAAATGGTACGAATCATGTTCTGAGCTATTCTTAACAGTTTCATGGAAGTTGATTTATGACGCTCCCATTAATCCTAATTCACTCTATATTCGAATTGATAAATACTCTGTTTTTATTCGATATATGGAAAAAGACTCCATTATGCACGAAACTCCAATACCTTTAATATTGAATGACTTGGTTAAGCCCAGTAAAACCAGTGTAGTCTATGGTAAGGGTAGATCGTTCAAATTGGTTCTCGtgaaaaagtctaaaaaaatatggaatgctGCACTCTTTTCAGGCCTTTCCTTTCAATGGATTACGTTTGACTTTGATCGTAATCCTGAAAAATCTCACAAATCAAACTCTCCTCTCCCTATCGATAAAAAGGCTCACATTGCTTTCCCTGAAGCTTATTTTGACCACTCTGGAAGTGAGGAGAGTGATGAGTATGCTTCCTCCGTGGAATCACTTGACTAA
- the LOC121116894 gene encoding uncharacterized protein, translated as MFILVYPVFFVFLEVSIAQYATHIDISFNSSDIKLNSSSQSFFKYQPNLKLKNVSIESAFLSGIWLMYEDMNYNQGNPGGKVVYGWGYNHSIHYNIDLSKISSMRYSGTESGLQFDTLNFYKEPGFIGNEEMYYQDEAMLTRPFFGKSIILTGCKPWTLFSETHFHGEHICIYPRSRSSNNCNPGFFEAPRDFGGFVDKVRSIRLGCFSGINFKGLELAINTTRYFNYYT; from the coding sequence atgttcataCTAGTATACCCAGTCTTTTTCGTTTTCTTAGAAGTCTCTATTGCTCAATATGCAACTCATATTGATATATCATTTAACTCCTCCGATATCAAACTAAACTCATCTtctcaatcttttttcaaatatcagcccaatttgaaattgaaaaatgtgtCTATTGAGTCCGCTTTTTTATCTGGAATATGGCTTATGTACGAAGACATGAACTACAATCAAGGAAATCCAGGAGGTAAAGTAGTTTACGGATGGGGATATAATCATAGcattcattataatattgacCTAAGCAAGATTTCCTCTATGCGCTACAGTGGAACAGAATCCGGATTACAATTTGATACTTTGAACTTTTACAAAGAGCCAGGATTCATAGGAAACGAGGAGATGTACTATCAAGACGAAGCAATGTTGACTCGACCCTTCTTTGGAAAATCCATTATTCTGACAGGATGCAAACCGTGGACTTTATTTAGTGAAACTCATTTTCATGGTGAACATATTTGTATCTATCCAAGATCTAGATCATCAAATAATTGTAATCCTGGTTTTTTTGAAGCTCCAAGGGATTTTGGTGGCTTTGTAGATAAGGTGAGGAGTATTCGGCTTGGATGTTTTAGTGGTATTAACTTCAAAGGACTGGAATTGGCAATTAATACGACTAGATATTTCAActattatacataa
- the LOC121116895 gene encoding putative ATP-dependent RNA helicase TDRD12 isoform X2: MSSMPLSVQKEMAHDVVSNCDSAFIILESKCNIPSSLFSEVSFQGDLFVKLRPNFWSKYRYCSSWGAAEDSEISMKDIILNNSQDDGIKLHPLISNAMSNIMPSGAESRVKTKKLKSNKINKSVVVKCPPPAYEENDEATLKIMSSFSNGPSRSICNIFYDKDPKGRKLGSPVLYIIEDYVGLATDIIKTINFYGESSARGICPVSWPAIELNDTVVLISSIMKNRALSYLIPVMNMIKAKLPESQLNRTSKLSCLMICSSFKTCLKFEEYCHFICPHVKVISIYHSKELDGNTHAEILNGCDIIIATPLSLLRHLANNAINLDSLDTLIFEDGNLLPLFKTFYHEINQVMKSLSNYDLRIIVSSNCWSDELKVFNDSYLVTENNPMPTVITDAPLEAAIYGGVQLSIFHLSNISLKVNKLVELLKAKCSHRTVVFASKHDFDTLYETLISSSETIIAISKKRANMSQEGVLKMWFGNEASFVTLLITDEMLIYVIEEIYNADCIIHFNLPHQSRTEFQLRFMLMRDNFKRYKCDRKQTTCHIFVDDQNDQGLKYIYQFLLRVKNNKITDVISKNSPEYDQLIAYFKNSISSLCFNFKWRGSCGVKNMCPFRHRFDPKLDQIFHPFFPTEGIISFTVGGLHEDYPLEMNIKIKKLKSENQICDFEKSNLELMEELKGVDTRGLSLIIKPEPDTLYLFKHKVNDLRRIRTIPRNGQHVIQFYDLDGNEDVIDFDEDQHILYECPSHIANENKYPRSRAQIVFIGVKPLDKDSEWCRVIRDTILDAVCTTNSGGQTLTPQISGRIVLRIGYTFWLSELEILNETLESGIHQSKVQLLKKNIFLSKQMPLVEHDEVSLNSFYKIAEFFKDHHQYDSHDSSLSIENRIESDKDLDYENLMPMTSAFFNDPYEEVVISNLESPDSFYVQRIKFLDLLTSLEDDIEADVIQNKFIFQNGSNYRKGDLILAKYNGKFRRGKILDSNVEIQILYVDYGTISIVHRSDIIPYNSYILDYFNRLPCQAIKCHLHNVSPIGIEWYVECLDYLNYEVMSYEKIICEIRSTSPEDSFGYSVALFIPDEQNNGIFVCLAQYLYECEYCEIIDATQYCSQTLNYFNTDGFNSDLSSDEGDHVQPPSLNAISAGDQIITSDVNLFSSSNDGMEIKLPEFIKWYESCSELFLTVSWKLIYDAPINPNSLYIRIDKYSVFIRYMEKDSIMHETPIPLILNDLVKPSKTSVVYGKGRSFKLVLVKKSKKIWNAALFSGLSFQWITFDFDRNPEKSHKSNSPLPIDKKAHIAFPEAYFDHSGSEESDEYASSVESLD, translated from the exons ATGTCTTCAATGCCTTTGAGTGTACAAAAGGAAATGGCCCATGATGTTGTTTCAAATTGTGATTctgcatttataattttagagtcaaaatgtaatattcccTCTTCTTTATTTTCTGAGGTATCATTTCAAGGGGACCTATTTGTTAAGCTTAGGCCCAATTTTTGGAGCAAATATAGATACTGTTCTAGTTGGGGTGCTGCCGAGGATTCAGAAATATCCATgaaggatattattttaaataattctcaAGATGAT GGCATAAAACTCCATCCTTTGATAAGTAATGCAATGAGCAATATTATGCCAAGTGGTGCCGAGTCTAgagtcaaaacaaaaaaattaaaatcaaacaaaattaacaaatctGTTGTTGTAAAATGTCCTCCTCCTGCCTATGAAGAGAATGACGAAGCCACTTTGAAAATAATGTCTTCGTTTTCTAATGGACCTAGTAGaagtatttgtaatattttttatgataaagatCCCAAGGGTCGAAAATTGGGATCCcctgtattatatattatagaagacTATGTAGGATTAGCTAcagatataattaaaacaatcaatTTCTATGGAGAGTCGAGTGCTCGAGGTATTTGCCCTGTTTCATGGCCAGCAATTGAGCTAAATGATACTGTTGTTCTTATTAGCTCTATAATGAAGAACAGAGCTCTAAGTTACTTAATACCTGTGATGAATATGATTAAAGCAAAGTTACCAGAGAGTCAATTAAACCGTACTTCTAAGTTATCTTGTCTTATGATTTGCTCTAGTTTCAag ACTTGTCTAAAATTTGAAGAGTATTGTCACTTTATATGTCCTCATGTGAAAGTTATAAGTATCTATCATAGTAAGGAACTGGACGGCAATACACATGCAGAAATTCTTAATGGCTGTGATATCATTATTGCAACACCTCTTTCCCTTCTGAGACATCTTGCAAATAACGCTATTAATCTAGATTCACTTGATACTCTTATATTCGAAGATGGGAATCTGTTACCTctttttaagacattttatCATGAAATAAATCAAGTAATGAAATCATTGAGTAATTATGATTTACGCATAATCGTCTCATCAAATTGCTGGTCTGATGaactaaaagtttttaatgacTCCTATCTTGTGACGGAAAACAATCCAATGCCAACAGTGATCACGGATGCACCTCTTGAAGCTGCTATCTATGGAGGAGTGCAGCtctcaatttttcatttgtcaAATATTAGCTTAAAA GTAAACAAACTCGTGGAATTATTAAAAGCAAAGTGCAGTCATCGAACCGTTGTATTTGCATCAAAACATGATTTCGATACTCTATATGAAACTTTAATATCCTCAAGCGAAACGATAATTGCAATAAGCAAAAAAAGAGCTAATATGAGTCAGGAAGGAGTATTAAAGATGTGGTTTGGAAATGAGGCTTCCTTTGTAACTCTTCTCATAACAGATGAGATGCTTATTTATGTCATCGAAGAAATTTATAATGCGGATtgcattattcattttaatcttCCTCATCAAAGTAGAACAGAATTTCAATTAAG atttatgtTAATGAGAGACAATTTCAAGAGATATAAATGTGATCGAAAGCAAACCACTTGTCACATATTTGTTGACGATCAAAACGATCAAGGATTGAAGTACATTTATCAATTTCTCCTAAGagtgaagaataataaaataactgatgttatttcaaaaaattctccTGAGTATGATCAGTTGATagcttatttcaaaaatagtatatCATCTCTTTGTTTCAACTTTAAATGGAGAGGTTCATGcgga gtaaaaaatatgtGTCCATTTCGTCACCGCTTTGACCCAAAGCTAGACCAGATTTTTCAcccattttttccaactgaAGGGATAATCTCTTTCACTGTAGGAGGTCTCCACGAAGATTATCCATTGGAAATGAATATTAAGATAAAGAAACTCAAATCGGAGAATCAGATATGTGATTTTGAAAAGTCTAACTTGGAATTAATGGAAGAATTGAAGGGAGTTGATACAAGGGGGCTGTCTTTGATCATAAAGCCAGAGCCTGAtacactatatttatttaaacataaagtAAATGATCTGAGAAGGATTAGAACTATCCCTAGAAATGGACAACATGTCATTCAATTTTACGATTTAGATGGAAACGAAGATGTTATTGATTTTGATGAGGACCAACATATATTATACGAATGTCCTTCACATATTgcgaatgaaaataaatatcctaGGTCTAGGGCACAGATTGTATTTATTGGTGTGAAACCCTTGG ATAAGGATTCAGAATGGTGTCGTGTTATTCGTGATACCATTCTTGATGCAGTTTGCACCACTAACTCAGGAGGTCAAACTCTTACTCCTCAAATAAGTGGTCGTATAGTTTTAAGAATTGGTTATACTTTTTGGTTGTCTGAATTAGAAATTTTGAATGAGACTCTTGAATCAGGGATTCATCAGTCAAAGGTtcaacttttgaagaaaaatatctttttgtcTAAGCAAATGCCTCTGGTGGAACATGATGAAGTCTCACTTAATTCCTTTTATAAGATTGCTGAGTTTTTTAAGGATCATCATCAATATGATTCACATGACAGCAGTCTCAGTATTGAAAATAGGATTGAGTCTGACAAAGATTTAGATTATGAGAATTTGATGCCAATGACAAGTGCTTTCTTTAATGATCCTTATGAAGAGGTCGTTATTAGTAACTTGGAATCGCCGGATTCGTTTTATGTGCAAAGAATAAAGTTTTTGGATCTTTTAACATCGTTGGAAGATGATATTGA GGCTGATGTTAtccaaaataagtttatatttcaaaatggatcCAACTATAGAAAGGGTGATTTAATCTTAGCAAAATATAATGGAAAGTTTAGAAGAGGAAAAATCCTTGACTCTAACGTTGAGATTCAGATTTTATATGTAGACTATGGTACAATTTCTATCGTTCATAGATCCGATATAATTCCATATAATTCTTATATACTTGACTATTTTAATCGACTTCCTTGCCAAGCTATTAAGTGTCACTTACATAATGTTTCTCCTATTGGTATTGAATGGTATGTAGAATGCttggattatttaaattatgaggTCATGAGCTATGAAAAGATAATTTGTGAAATTCGCTCAACTTCTCCTGAGGATTCTTTTGGATACTCAGTGGCATTATTTATCCCAGATGAACAGAATAAtggtatttttgtttgtttagctCAATATTTGTATGAATGCGAATATTGTGAGATCATTGATGCAACGCAATATTGTTCTCAAACTCTGAATTACTTCAACACTGATGGGTTTAATTCTGATCTTTCAAGCGATGAAGGTGATCATGTTCAGCCACCTTCTTTGAATGCGATTAGTGCTGGAGATCAGATTATTACGTCAGATGTGAATTTATTTTCGAGTTCTAACGATGGGatggaaataaaattaccaGAATTTATTAAATGGTACGAATCATGTTCTGAGCTATTCTTAACAGTTTCATGGAAGTTGATTTATGACGCTCCCATTAATCCTAATTCACTCTATATTCGAATTGATAAATACTCTGTTTTTATTCGATATATGGAAAAAGACTCCATTATGCACGAAACTCCAATACCTTTAATATTGAATGACTTGGTTAAGCCCAGTAAAACCAGTGTAGTCTATGGTAAGGGTAGATCGTTCAAATTGGTTCTCGtgaaaaagtctaaaaaaatatggaatgctGCACTCTTTTCAGGCCTTTCCTTTCAATGGATTACGTTTGACTTTGATCGTAATCCTGAAAAATCTCACAAATCAAACTCTCCTCTCCCTATCGATAAAAAGGCTCACATTGCTTTCCCTGAAGCTTATTTTGACCACTCTGGAAGTGAGGAGAGTGATGAGTATGCTTCCTCCGTGGAATCACTTGACTAA